One genomic window of uncultured delta proteobacterium includes the following:
- a CDS encoding hypothetical protein (Evidence 5 : No homology to any previously reported sequences) has protein sequence MTRLVHEIGESRSGVRGHITSNRPIRQENAPDPWETKALERLERGEATEVSDILTVNGKPYLRYISGLPTEASCLPCHAFQGYKVGDIRGGISIDVPMAPFYDAMRSSMKTLWLTHATLWLVVVLGLFFVMRHFVRGIEERGAAMLQLSDHAQDLEERIAERTADLKASQQELQAFMDNVDAGVFMKDTNGAYRFANARFAAMFNLEAEAILGSGNADIFPPSLAAAIDTIEMHVIADGRGAEYRHNTKGEAGSGYSFFIFPILEEDIPVGVGGLVVERTAAPAPSPAWASAPS, from the coding sequence ATGACCCGCCTTGTGCACGAAATCGGCGAATCGCGCTCCGGCGTGCGGGGGCATATCACGAGCAACAGGCCGATCCGACAGGAAAACGCTCCGGACCCCTGGGAAACAAAGGCGCTGGAACGGCTGGAACGCGGCGAGGCAACCGAGGTAAGCGACATCCTGACGGTGAACGGCAAGCCGTACCTGCGGTATATCAGCGGCCTGCCGACGGAGGCGAGCTGCCTGCCCTGCCACGCGTTCCAGGGGTACAAGGTCGGCGATATCCGGGGCGGCATCAGCATTGACGTTCCCATGGCCCCCTTTTACGACGCCATGCGTTCCTCGATGAAGACCCTGTGGCTGACGCACGCAACACTCTGGCTGGTGGTGGTATTAGGCCTTTTCTTCGTCATGCGGCATTTTGTCAGGGGCATTGAGGAACGGGGCGCGGCGATGCTGCAACTCAGCGACCACGCCCAGGACCTGGAGGAACGCATCGCGGAGCGCACCGCCGACCTCAAGGCCAGCCAGCAGGAATTGCAGGCGTTTATGGATAATGTGGACGCCGGGGTGTTCATGAAGGATACCAACGGCGCGTACCGGTTCGCCAACGCCCGTTTTGCCGCCATGTTCAACCTGGAGGCGGAGGCCATCCTGGGCAGCGGCAACGCGGATATCTTTCCCCCCTCCCTCGCGGCGGCCATTGATACCATTGAGATGCACGTCATCGCCGACGGGCGCGGCGCGGAATACAGGCACAACACAAAGGGCGAGGCCGGCAGCGGCTACAGCTTCTTCATTTTCCCCATCCTGGAAGAGGATATCCCCGTGGGCGTCGGCGGTCTGGTTGTGGAAAGGACGGCCGCACCGGCCCCATCCCCGGCCTGGGCATCCGCCCCGTCCTGA
- a CDS encoding exported hypothetical protein (Evidence 5 : No homology to any previously reported sequences): MRLFFVMLFAVWTAGVGTSLWYNISLLQSHARDSARIQAVTAFEKDVIYRRWNSINGGVFVATGDGKLEPNRYLPREGREITTSAAKPTPRSTRPS, translated from the coding sequence ATGCGCCTTTTTTTCGTCATGCTGTTTGCCGTGTGGACAGCCGGCGTCGGCACGTCGCTATGGTACAACATCTCCCTGCTCCAATCCCACGCCCGCGATTCCGCCAGAATCCAGGCAGTCACCGCGTTTGAAAAAGACGTCATCTACAGGCGTTGGAATTCCATTAACGGAGGGGTCTTTGTCGCGACGGGTGACGGCAAACTGGAACCCAACCGCTATCTCCCGCGCGAAGGGCGCGAAATTACGACGAGCGCGGCAAAACCTACACCAAGGTCAACCCGGCCTTCATGA
- the creC gene encoding sensory histidine kinase in two-component regulatory system with CreB or PhoB, regulator of the CreBC regulon (Evidence 2a : Function of homologous gene experimentally demonstrated in an other organism; PubMedId : 2228961, 2835585, 3531171; Product type r : regulator), with translation MSLRLRIILTFTLLMALAFSGIIWLIINDVRPRYLEAVEESTVDTAEIVAAMLSEQITEGRLPVETISATMEAVKQRTFAARIYNIVKWNVSLRIYVTDAKGVLLYDSTGAAKPGEDYSLWRDVYLTLKGQYGARSTRTVPDDPASQVIFVAAPIRKNGEIVGVVSVGKPTNSISFLIAIAQKRFLLSLILIAAAAIALSVGLSYWITRPVKRLTQYATAIRKGETRRLPALGSSEIRDLGAAMEEMQAKLEGKNYIEDYVRALTHELKSPLTGIKGAGEILRDHVTGKDGIKFLSIVDTEVDRLHSLVDRMLQLSRLENVRAVNKTKFAATPFFQALADSFQTQLAAGGLHLETNVPEDLVLEGDEFLLRQAMGNLVANAIDFSPRGSAISVTAALSRETVTITVRDRGCGMPDFALEKAFTKFFSLSRPGTGKKSTGLGLPFVAEVLFLHGGAVRLANVTGAAPGTESGLEVTVTLPA, from the coding sequence ATGAGCCTCAGACTGCGCATCATACTGACCTTCACCCTGCTGATGGCGCTGGCGTTTTCCGGCATTATCTGGCTGATTATCAACGACGTGCGGCCCCGCTACCTGGAAGCCGTGGAAGAATCCACGGTGGACACGGCGGAAATCGTCGCGGCCATGCTGTCCGAACAGATCACCGAGGGCAGGCTGCCCGTGGAAACCATCAGCGCGACCATGGAAGCCGTCAAACAGCGGACCTTTGCCGCGCGCATCTATAATATTGTGAAATGGAACGTCTCGCTCCGCATCTACGTCACGGACGCCAAGGGCGTTCTGCTGTATGACTCCACGGGCGCGGCCAAACCGGGGGAGGATTATTCCCTCTGGCGGGACGTGTATCTGACCCTCAAAGGGCAGTACGGCGCGCGCTCCACGCGCACCGTTCCGGACGACCCTGCTTCCCAGGTCATTTTCGTGGCCGCGCCCATCCGCAAAAACGGGGAGATCGTGGGCGTGGTGTCGGTCGGCAAACCCACGAACAGCATTTCCTTCCTCATCGCCATCGCGCAAAAACGCTTCCTGCTCAGCCTTATCCTTATCGCGGCGGCGGCCATCGCGTTATCCGTCGGGCTTTCCTACTGGATCACCAGGCCGGTGAAGCGCCTCACGCAGTACGCGACGGCCATCCGCAAAGGGGAGACGCGGCGGCTTCCGGCTCTCGGAAGCTCGGAAATCCGCGACCTCGGCGCGGCCATGGAGGAGATGCAGGCCAAACTGGAAGGGAAGAATTATATCGAGGATTACGTGCGCGCCCTGACCCACGAGCTGAAAAGCCCGCTCACCGGGATCAAGGGCGCCGGGGAAATTCTGCGCGACCACGTGACGGGCAAGGACGGCATCAAATTCCTGAGTATCGTGGATACCGAGGTGGACCGGCTGCACAGCCTGGTGGACCGGATGCTCCAGCTCTCCCGCCTGGAAAACGTGCGGGCCGTCAACAAGACGAAATTCGCGGCAACGCCCTTTTTCCAGGCGCTGGCGGACAGTTTCCAGACCCAGCTGGCCGCCGGGGGCCTGCATCTGGAAACGAACGTCCCGGAAGACCTTGTTCTGGAAGGCGATGAGTTCCTGCTCCGCCAGGCGATGGGCAACCTCGTCGCCAACGCCATTGACTTCTCGCCGCGGGGGTCCGCCATATCCGTCACGGCTGCTCTTTCCCGCGAGACGGTCACCATCACCGTGCGCGACAGGGGATGCGGCATGCCGGACTTCGCCCTTGAAAAAGCCTTCACCAAGTTCTTTTCCTTAAGCCGCCCCGGCACGGGCAAAAAGAGCACGGGCCTGGGCCTGCCTTTTGTGGCCGAAGTGCTCTTTCTGCACGGCGGCGCGGTCCGCCTCGCCAACGTAACAGGGGCGGCGCCGGGGACGGAATCAGGATTGGAAGTGACGGTTACGCTTCCGGCCTGA
- a CDS encoding putative Inner membrane protein CreD (Evidence 3 : Function proposed based on presence of conserved amino acid motif, structural feature or limited homology), with protein MTDSSQIPAGDAATENTAFPDAAPASKNPLQGRFPSLGVGQRLSGPLARCAFVTVLTLFLLIPLGFVRDMVYDRMHLYQEATDNIASSWGREQTVSGPALIIPYQIWQDRKDKVTLKVNGKDEEKEVVTREYHTRYKVVLPSDLSFTTALDTEVRYRGIYKQTLYTAPMDIAGSFILPTSKNFSDNTTRIYWDQAWMSVGISDLKTIAEALPVRWAGKILDAYKPGAQAGNLLGPGFHTAIPLDGEDAGAKQSFSLRLTIRGSQGISFTPVGENTTILVKSAWPSPSFQGNLLPVERSIAEDGFTAKWAISNLTRTYPQIADLDSSAYKAGEYYRDNSRTSAGPSAITSFTAGVTLHEPVTLYRMVRRSVDYGILFIAVTFVALFTFELVSRQRMHLVQYAMVGLSMSLFYLVLLSLAEHSSFGLAFVAASAVTIAMNSLYVGAVLRSKGKGVLMGFLLAALYAVLFSLLRMEDFSLLMGTGLLLVMMAALMFATRKLPQQRG; from the coding sequence ATGACCGATTCCAGCCAGATTCCCGCCGGCGACGCCGCCACGGAAAATACCGCGTTCCCTGATGCCGCGCCCGCATCCAAAAACCCGCTCCAGGGCCGTTTCCCCTCCCTCGGGGTGGGCCAGCGCCTGTCCGGCCCGCTCGCCCGCTGCGCCTTCGTGACCGTTTTGACGCTGTTTTTGCTCATCCCGCTCGGGTTTGTCCGGGATATGGTATACGACCGCATGCACCTTTACCAGGAAGCCACGGACAATATCGCCAGCAGCTGGGGCAGGGAACAGACCGTCAGCGGCCCGGCTCTCATCATCCCCTACCAGATATGGCAGGACCGCAAGGATAAAGTCACCCTGAAGGTCAACGGCAAGGACGAGGAAAAGGAAGTGGTCACCCGGGAGTACCACACCCGCTACAAGGTGGTGCTGCCGTCCGACCTTTCGTTCACCACCGCCCTGGATACGGAAGTGCGGTACCGGGGCATCTATAAGCAGACCCTGTACACCGCGCCCATGGATATTGCCGGGTCCTTCATCCTGCCCACGAGCAAAAATTTCAGCGACAACACCACCCGCATCTATTGGGATCAGGCCTGGATGAGTGTCGGCATCTCCGACCTTAAGACCATCGCGGAAGCCCTGCCCGTCCGCTGGGCCGGTAAAATTCTCGACGCCTACAAACCCGGCGCCCAGGCCGGGAATCTGCTCGGGCCGGGGTTCCACACGGCCATCCCCCTCGACGGGGAAGACGCCGGGGCCAAACAATCCTTTTCCCTGCGCCTGACCATCCGGGGCAGCCAGGGCATTTCCTTTACCCCTGTAGGCGAGAACACCACCATTCTCGTGAAAAGCGCCTGGCCTTCCCCCAGTTTCCAGGGCAACCTTCTGCCCGTGGAGCGCAGCATTGCCGAAGACGGCTTTACCGCCAAATGGGCCATTTCCAACCTGACCCGGACCTACCCCCAGATCGCGGACCTGGACAGTTCCGCCTACAAAGCGGGCGAGTATTACCGGGACAATTCCCGCACGTCCGCCGGACCCAGCGCCATCACCAGCTTTACCGCCGGCGTCACCCTGCATGAGCCCGTCACCTTGTACCGCATGGTGCGCCGGTCCGTGGATTACGGCATCCTGTTCATCGCCGTGACCTTTGTGGCCCTGTTCACCTTCGAACTGGTCAGCCGCCAGCGCATGCATCTCGTGCAGTACGCCATGGTGGGGCTTTCCATGTCTCTGTTCTATCTGGTATTGTTGTCTCTCGCGGAACACAGCAGTTTCGGCCTGGCTTTTGTGGCGGCAAGCGCCGTCACCATCGCCATGAACAGCCTGTATGTGGGCGCCGTGCTGCGTAGCAAGGGCAAGGGAGTTCTTATGGGGTTCCTTCTCGCGGCCCTCTACGCCGTGCTCTTCTCGCTCCTGCGGATGGAAGATTTCTCGCTCCTCATGGGCACCGGTCTCCTGCTCGTCATGATGGCCGCGCTCATGTTCGCAACCAGGAAGCTGCCGCAGCAGCGCGGGTAA
- a CDS encoding N-acetyltransferase GCN5, translating to MAPATVLETARLILRPWRDEDYEPFYTMSVDPRVCEYLPPFPDRAASDAFVDGRRKELDARGWGFWALEEKDSSRFVGTAGIHEPGPEFGVGRQCVEIGWRLAPPFWGRGYATEAAREILRFGFCTLKLPEIVSFTALGNARSYAVMERLGMRREPEPFDLLLLPEGHPHRPHWLYVMTRETWLEKNS from the coding sequence ATGGCCCCGGCAACGGTACTTGAAACGGCGCGCCTGATTCTGCGCCCCTGGCGGGACGAGGATTACGAACCGTTTTACACCATGAGCGTTGATCCCCGCGTTTGTGAATACCTGCCGCCGTTCCCGGACCGCGCCGCCAGCGACGCCTTCGTGGACGGGCGGCGGAAGGAGTTGGACGCGCGGGGCTGGGGCTTTTGGGCCCTTGAGGAGAAGGATAGTTCGCGGTTCGTGGGCACGGCGGGCATACACGAGCCGGGCCCGGAATTCGGGGTAGGGCGGCAGTGCGTTGAAATCGGCTGGCGGCTGGCCCCGCCTTTCTGGGGCCGGGGATACGCCACCGAAGCCGCGCGCGAGATTCTGCGGTTCGGGTTTTGCACCCTCAAACTGCCGGAGATAGTCTCCTTCACCGCTTTGGGGAACGCGCGGTCCTACGCGGTCATGGAGCGGCTCGGCATGCGGCGCGAACCGGAACCTTTCGACCTGTTGCTCCTGCCCGAAGGCCATCCCCACAGGCCGCACTGGCTGTATGTCATGACGCGCGAAACCTGGCTGGAGAAAAACAGCTGA
- a CDS encoding Beta-lactamase, with translation MRSPLLLLFMFFILVPVHAFGQGVPDAAPWQDHAAVGKLFAESGTTGTFVLYDPATGVFSGHNRERAATRFIPASTFKIPNTLIGLSIGAVSSVDDILPYGGKPQPYPAWEKDMGLREAIKISNVPVYQELARRIGLERMREGVAALHYGNMEIGTVVDRFWLDGPLQISAVEQTRFLAALAMERLPVSSGIQKAVRAILLVEEGDGWKLFAKTGTAARTSPQTGWWVGWVENNGAIFSFALNVDSNPAMGAGERIAFGKQCLAAMGLCRR, from the coding sequence ATGCGCTCTCCGCTCCTTTTGCTTTTCATGTTCTTCATCCTTGTCCCCGTCCACGCCTTCGGGCAAGGCGTCCCCGATGCCGCGCCATGGCAAGACCATGCCGCGGTGGGCAAACTGTTCGCGGAATCCGGAACTACCGGAACCTTCGTCCTTTACGATCCGGCGACGGGCGTTTTTTCCGGACACAACCGCGAGCGGGCGGCAACGCGGTTCATCCCGGCCTCGACCTTTAAAATCCCCAATACGCTGATCGGCCTGTCCATCGGCGCGGTTTCGAGCGTTGACGATATTCTGCCGTATGGCGGCAAGCCCCAGCCCTACCCCGCCTGGGAGAAGGACATGGGCCTGCGGGAAGCCATCAAAATATCCAACGTCCCGGTATACCAGGAACTCGCCCGGCGCATCGGGCTGGAGAGGATGCGGGAAGGCGTTGCGGCTCTTCACTACGGCAACATGGAGATCGGGACGGTTGTCGACCGCTTCTGGCTGGACGGCCCTTTACAAATCAGCGCGGTGGAGCAAACCCGGTTCCTGGCGGCGCTCGCGATGGAGCGGCTGCCCGTGTCTTCCGGTATCCAGAAAGCCGTGCGGGCCATCCTGCTTGTCGAGGAAGGAGACGGCTGGAAGCTGTTCGCCAAAACCGGCACGGCGGCCCGGACCAGCCCTCAGACCGGATGGTGGGTCGGTTGGGTCGAAAACAACGGCGCGATATTTTCCTTTGCCCTGAACGTGGACAGCAACCCGGCCATGGGCGCCGGAGAACGGATTGCCTTCGGAAAGCAATGCCTCGCGGCCATGGGGCTTTGCCGCCGTTGA
- a CDS encoding putative Transcriptional regulator (Evidence 3 : Function proposed based on presence of conserved amino acid motif, structural feature or limited homology), whose amino-acid sequence MDFRQLEYVVALADLGVLSRASERVFVTVSALSQSITKLEDEIGTPLFARTKGGWTLTHAGSLYVDAAREILRTKKYMLGEIADIADGQKGRIRIGFSPGRSVGLFKDVFPRFKGTYPNIELRLREAHASELEADVAKGQLDMVFTSTFKGRYPALEYEVLKQEEFVLAVPRTAKYQRYFDLAGGGAGGGIRTVDIGLFRDEEFLLMHPDASMRLVTDSIFARAGFSPKVFFEISVRTTLYSLIEQGYGISIVPRLYSLDRNAVAFFRTEPSGGWEIAAAWLRGSYLSSAQRYLISLARNYYSMLDSE is encoded by the coding sequence ATGGATTTCCGCCAGCTCGAATACGTCGTCGCTCTCGCGGACCTGGGCGTTTTGTCCAGGGCCTCGGAACGCGTCTTCGTGACCGTGAGCGCGCTCAGCCAGTCCATCACCAAGCTGGAAGACGAAATCGGCACCCCGCTCTTCGCCCGCACAAAGGGCGGCTGGACCCTGACCCACGCCGGCAGCCTCTACGTGGACGCGGCCCGGGAGATTCTGCGGACCAAAAAATACATGCTCGGCGAAATCGCGGATATCGCGGACGGCCAGAAAGGGCGCATCCGGATAGGGTTTTCCCCCGGCCGGTCCGTGGGGCTGTTCAAGGATGTTTTCCCCCGGTTCAAGGGCACCTACCCGAATATCGAGTTGCGCCTGAGGGAAGCGCACGCCAGCGAACTTGAGGCGGACGTGGCCAAGGGCCAGCTGGACATGGTTTTCACGTCCACCTTCAAGGGGCGGTATCCGGCGCTGGAATACGAAGTCCTCAAGCAGGAGGAATTCGTTCTTGCCGTGCCGCGAACGGCGAAATACCAGCGGTATTTCGACCTCGCGGGCGGCGGCGCGGGCGGCGGGATCAGGACCGTGGATATCGGCCTCTTCCGGGACGAGGAATTCCTCCTGATGCACCCGGACGCCTCCATGCGGCTCGTGACCGACAGCATTTTCGCCAGGGCCGGGTTTTCGCCGAAGGTGTTTTTCGAGATCAGCGTCAGGACGACGCTTTACTCCCTGATAGAACAGGGATACGGCATCTCCATCGTGCCGAGGCTCTATTCGCTGGACCGCAACGCCGTGGCCTTTTTCCGCACCGAGCCCTCGGGCGGGTGGGAAATAGCCGCAGCCTGGCTGCGGGGGAGTTATCTTTCCTCGGCGCAGAGGTATTTAATCAGCTTGGCCCGGAATTACTACTCAATGCTCGACTCCGAATAA
- the idnO gene encoding Gluconate 5-dehydrogenase, whose product MSVLNFFSLKGKTALITGGTRGIGFALASALGQAGAAIVVTGTNAEGMDTALASYAANGIAAQGYLFSVTDEDAAQKAVASIERNVGPIDILVNNAGILKRLAMLDMPASEFRRMVDVNCTGAFIMAKAVLPGMMERRRGKIINICSMMSELGRETASAYAAAKGGLKMLTRNIASEYGQYNIQCNGIGPGYIETDLTAPLRVEGNPFNEALLARTPAGRWGKPEDLAGAGVFLASSASDFVNGQILYVDGGILAYFGKLP is encoded by the coding sequence ATGAGCGTCCTGAATTTTTTCAGCCTGAAAGGAAAAACAGCTCTGATTACCGGCGGCACGCGCGGTATCGGCTTCGCCCTTGCCTCGGCCCTGGGCCAGGCCGGCGCGGCGATCGTCGTCACGGGCACCAACGCGGAAGGGATGGATACCGCCCTTGCCTCCTACGCGGCAAACGGCATTGCCGCCCAAGGCTATCTCTTCAGCGTGACCGACGAGGACGCCGCCCAAAAAGCCGTGGCCTCCATCGAGCGGAACGTCGGGCCCATCGATATCCTGGTGAACAACGCCGGGATTCTCAAACGCCTCGCCATGCTGGACATGCCCGCTTCGGAATTCCGCCGGATGGTGGACGTGAACTGCACGGGCGCCTTCATCATGGCAAAAGCCGTACTGCCCGGCATGATGGAACGCAGGCGCGGCAAAATCATCAACATCTGCTCCATGATGAGCGAACTGGGCCGGGAAACCGCTTCCGCCTACGCGGCGGCCAAGGGCGGCCTGAAAATGCTCACACGCAACATCGCTTCCGAGTATGGCCAATACAACATCCAGTGCAACGGAATCGGGCCCGGCTATATCGAAACGGACCTCACGGCCCCGTTGCGGGTCGAGGGCAACCCCTTCAACGAAGCCCTTCTGGCCCGGACGCCCGCCGGGCGCTGGGGCAAACCCGAGGACCTGGCCGGGGCGGGCGTGTTCCTGGCGTCCAGCGCCTCGGATTTCGTCAACGGGCAGATCCTCTACGTTGACGGCGGCATTCTGGCTTACTTCGGAAAGTTGCCGTAA
- the creB gene encoding DNA-binding response regulator in two-component regulatory system with CreC (Evidence 2a : Function of homologous gene experimentally demonstrated in an other organism; PubMedId : 3531171; Product type r : regulator): MQTILVIEDEQSIADTVVHSIEREGHAAVWCERGLEGLERVRAGDCALVVLDVGLPDISGFELCKAIRTFSQVPVIFLTARDDEIDKIVGLEIGADDYVTKPFSPRELTARIKTVLRRSAAGVKDTKGEGEKRLRIDPDKLQAVFAGRKLDLTRYEFKLLALLAAHPGRVYSREAIMDAVWGGDSPSLDRTVDAHVKSLRAKLREIDGSLDMILTHRGMGYALRDDA; encoded by the coding sequence ATGCAGACCATTCTTGTGATTGAAGACGAACAGTCCATTGCGGACACGGTGGTGCACAGCATCGAGCGCGAGGGCCACGCGGCGGTCTGGTGCGAACGCGGCCTGGAGGGGCTTGAACGCGTCCGGGCCGGAGACTGCGCGCTGGTGGTTCTGGATGTGGGGTTGCCGGACATCAGCGGGTTTGAGCTGTGCAAGGCCATCCGGACGTTTTCGCAGGTTCCGGTCATTTTCCTCACGGCCCGGGACGACGAGATCGACAAGATCGTGGGGCTGGAAATCGGCGCGGATGATTACGTGACAAAACCCTTTTCCCCGCGCGAACTGACGGCCAGGATCAAAACCGTGCTGCGCCGGTCGGCGGCCGGTGTGAAAGATACGAAGGGTGAGGGGGAAAAACGGCTGCGGATCGACCCGGACAAACTCCAGGCCGTGTTCGCGGGGCGGAAACTGGACCTCACGCGGTACGAGTTCAAACTTCTGGCGTTGCTGGCGGCGCATCCGGGCCGGGTGTATTCCCGCGAGGCCATCATGGACGCGGTCTGGGGCGGGGACAGCCCCAGCCTTGACCGGACCGTGGACGCCCATGTGAAATCCCTGCGCGCCAAGCTCCGGGAAATAGACGGCTCCCTGGACATGATCCTGACCCATCGCGGCATGGGGTACGCCCTGCGGGACGACGCATGA
- the iolA gene encoding Methylmalonate semialdehyde dehydrogenase (acylating) 2 produces the protein MAIKTLRYCVNGDWKESASGKFTPVMNPSTGEQIAQAPVCTREEVNSAVAAAKAAFPAWSATPVAMRTQVIFKFRELVNQHFDELGVLLATEMGKALEEARGDVFKVVEACEVAVGTPLEMQGHSLMDATRGHDIILYRESVGVFVGIAPYNFPAMIPFGWFIPLCITAGNCMVLKAASMVPQTGMRLLELLYEAGLPKGVVNLITCSRDEVTELITHPDIKGVSFVGSTSVGLKIYSTAAAHGKRVQCLTEAKNHALVLEDAPIEWTARRIINSAYGCAGQRCMALPVVVVQESIADEFVKVMKKLAMELTIGPAYDPAIQLGPVISASHKESVENWITKGLEEGATLVLDGRGCKPKGFENGYYVGPTILDNVTAAMTVGTQEIFGPVLCVKRCKDFEDGIAIMNANPFANGSSIFTASGHYAREFARRTDGGMVGVNVGIPVPLAFFPFSGHKQSFFGDLHCLGRDGLKFYTQTKTVTTKWVSPGESEEAKVSTWEGTINRQL, from the coding sequence ATGGCCATCAAAACCCTGCGCTATTGCGTCAATGGCGACTGGAAGGAATCCGCTTCCGGCAAGTTCACGCCGGTCATGAACCCGAGCACCGGCGAGCAGATCGCCCAGGCCCCGGTCTGCACCCGGGAGGAAGTCAACTCCGCCGTGGCCGCCGCCAAGGCCGCCTTCCCGGCCTGGTCCGCCACCCCCGTGGCCATGCGGACCCAGGTCATTTTCAAGTTCCGCGAGCTGGTCAACCAGCATTTTGACGAGTTGGGCGTTCTGCTGGCGACCGAAATGGGCAAAGCCCTGGAAGAAGCCAGGGGCGACGTGTTCAAGGTCGTTGAAGCCTGCGAAGTGGCCGTCGGCACCCCCCTGGAAATGCAGGGCCACTCCCTGATGGACGCCACACGCGGCCACGACATCATCCTGTACCGCGAATCCGTCGGCGTGTTCGTGGGCATTGCCCCGTACAACTTCCCGGCCATGATCCCCTTCGGCTGGTTTATCCCGCTCTGCATCACCGCCGGGAACTGCATGGTTTTGAAAGCCGCCTCCATGGTGCCCCAGACCGGCATGCGCCTGCTCGAGCTTCTCTATGAAGCCGGTCTGCCCAAGGGCGTCGTGAACCTTATCACCTGCAGCCGCGACGAAGTGACCGAACTCATCACCCACCCGGACATCAAGGGCGTCTCCTTCGTGGGTTCCACCTCCGTCGGCCTCAAGATTTACTCCACCGCCGCCGCGCACGGCAAACGCGTGCAGTGCCTCACTGAAGCCAAGAACCACGCCCTGGTGCTGGAAGACGCGCCCATCGAGTGGACCGCGCGCCGCATCATCAACTCCGCCTACGGTTGCGCAGGCCAGCGCTGCATGGCCCTGCCCGTCGTGGTGGTGCAGGAATCCATCGCCGACGAGTTCGTGAAGGTTATGAAAAAACTGGCCATGGAACTCACTATCGGACCGGCCTACGACCCCGCCATCCAGCTCGGCCCGGTCATCAGCGCTTCCCACAAGGAATCCGTTGAAAACTGGATCACCAAAGGCCTGGAGGAAGGCGCCACCCTGGTTCTGGACGGGCGCGGCTGCAAGCCCAAGGGGTTTGAAAACGGCTACTACGTCGGCCCGACCATCCTCGACAACGTGACCGCGGCCATGACCGTGGGCACCCAGGAAATTTTCGGCCCCGTGCTGTGCGTCAAGCGCTGCAAAGACTTTGAAGACGGCATCGCCATCATGAACGCCAACCCCTTTGCCAACGGTTCCTCCATCTTCACCGCCTCCGGCCATTACGCGCGCGAATTCGCCCGCCGCACGGACGGCGGCATGGTGGGCGTGAACGTGGGCATTCCCGTGCCGCTGGCGTTCTTCCCCTTCTCCGGCCACAAGCAGTCCTTCTTCGGCGATTTGCACTGCCTCGGCCGGGACGGGCTGAAGTTCTACACCCAGACCAAGACCGTCACCACCAAGTGGGTTTCCCCCGGCGAATCCGAGGAAGCAAAGGTCAGCACCTGGGAAGGCACCATCAACAGGCAGCTGTAA